The Haloarchaeobius sp. HME9146 genome includes a region encoding these proteins:
- a CDS encoding sugar phosphate isomerase/epimerase has protein sequence MNIAINQYTLRELDDPVAETTERVIDAGYDGIQYSGAPDDLGVELAERLSAAGVEAVPPHLSLDLLESDLDPVVELCERFGVDSVVVPWAGPELFDSRERVETFADRLAAVDDALGEHGLGLQFHNHHQEFRAVEDGALGLEIFAERTDVDFELDVGWVLAGGEDPVEWLQRLGDRCTQVHMKDVRLEEWGELPHPGRPVEIGTGAVDMQACADAAADIGAEWLVYEHDVPEDPLASLAHGVDFLRNL, from the coding sequence ATGAACATCGCAATCAACCAATACACGCTTCGTGAACTCGACGACCCCGTCGCGGAGACGACCGAGCGCGTCATCGACGCCGGCTACGACGGTATCCAGTACTCGGGAGCCCCCGACGACCTGGGCGTCGAGCTTGCCGAGCGACTGTCCGCGGCGGGAGTCGAGGCGGTCCCGCCCCACCTCAGCCTGGACCTGCTGGAATCGGACCTCGACCCCGTGGTCGAGCTGTGCGAACGCTTCGGTGTCGACAGCGTCGTCGTCCCGTGGGCTGGCCCGGAGCTGTTCGACTCTCGTGAGCGGGTCGAGACGTTCGCCGACAGGCTGGCTGCGGTCGACGACGCCCTCGGCGAGCACGGCCTCGGCCTCCAGTTCCACAACCACCACCAGGAGTTCCGGGCGGTCGAGGACGGCGCGCTCGGGCTGGAGATATTCGCCGAACGGACCGACGTGGACTTCGAACTCGACGTGGGCTGGGTCCTCGCGGGCGGTGAGGACCCCGTCGAGTGGCTCCAGCGGCTCGGTGACCGGTGCACGCAGGTCCACATGAAGGACGTCCGACTGGAGGAGTGGGGAGAGCTCCCACACCCCGGTCGGCCGGTCGAAATCGGAACCGGCGCGGTCGACATGCAGGCCTGTGCCGACGCGGCCGCCGACATCGGGGCCGAGTGGCTCGTCTACGAACACGACGTGCCGGAGGACCCGCTCGCGTCGCTGGCCCACGGCGTCGACTTCCTGAGAAACCTCTAG
- a CDS encoding RidA family protein — protein sequence MQPISTDEAPGAIGPYSQGIIDGETVYVSGQGPVDPETGEIVSDDIREQTRRTLENVAAILEAGGSSLDDVVKATVFVRDMADYEAVNEVYGEYMSDPYPARSAVQIVDLPIDIDVEIEAIATLAE from the coding sequence ATGCAACCGATAAGTACCGACGAGGCACCGGGAGCCATCGGGCCGTACTCACAGGGAATCATCGACGGGGAGACCGTCTACGTCTCCGGGCAGGGACCGGTCGACCCCGAGACGGGCGAGATAGTCAGCGACGACATCCGCGAACAGACCCGGCGAACGCTGGAGAACGTGGCCGCGATTCTCGAAGCTGGCGGGAGTTCGCTCGACGACGTCGTCAAGGCGACCGTCTTCGTCAGGGATATGGCCGACTACGAGGCAGTCAACGAGGTGTACGGCGAGTACATGAGCGACCCGTATCCGGCGCGGAGCGCGGTCCAGATCGTCGACCTCCCGATAGACATCGACGTGGAGATAGAAGCGATCGCGACGCTCGCCGAGTGA